In Clarias gariepinus isolate MV-2021 ecotype Netherlands chromosome 21, CGAR_prim_01v2, whole genome shotgun sequence, the sequence tatgatctttagggtcctaatgaaaagtttgtagaatactttaattaaaaattctcaatgggtgtgtaaaaaaaaacactacttttaactggtaaaaactagctctgttctcagcaacctgtttcagtggatgttcctttaaatgcttatgatctctgctgagccccccccccccagttctgtggggcgtgtcttcacaacacatgtggggtatagccacgggagtgtagtccagtgtgggcaatgctttggactgcattacccacaaagcattgcccacaacgcagtgctttgtgggtaatgcagtccaaactggaaaacactGTAATATAGAGCCCGagtctgttttcttcagtcgtttttggtttgatttaagtacggaacctacgcggaagattgtaatatcgcctgacaacgcagaaattaaaacaatggacatgcatcgactcgatttgtctttctcatcactgcatgggcatgaattaacgggctgttacgctgccgcgagcaacaacaacaaaagcggagaaacttaccgagagagatacggacgcgatgtgtttactgatgtgtttacatgacttcttaatcttcgacagacatcgttataaaccatctaacgtaacaaaggtaagcataatatagttttccgactacgtacacagtttgcaactagacaatcaccttaatgcattgtttattataaacggccgattagggattatatagagacggatgtacatagagaagaagccataaccatgttctatgagagtgtaagttaacttacactccgcattcatcgtgattattagaaaaggcgatctgcaaagagtcatagtaaaataaatcacagtcaccgagcctggtgaagataaagcaggaacacgaagcgttagtacagatccattttttaggagcagcttcctagtaaaacctgctttatattgacccgcgtttataaagcagtctggtgaaaaatgattatcgcaaacatgaacgcatttaggtaaatcggcggggacgttagctttaaaaactaaattcagccactgcgtcctcagcggctcagatgtcggtagtgaatgacgactgctgtgttcgctattacacccaacaactgtacaccacactcgcttaggcgacattttgctccagcggcgaaaaacaatggccgacagcgtcttctcactcggggcgggtctttgctaaaacaccagtgtcaatcaactagtgtaggagcggcctcttgtggtgtggcgtcacatcgacaggcatttgtgattggcctgatttcagaaggggcgtgttattgtaataaatgaaaagaaaaccactgggcggctctttatcatcgtagagtggttgtgtacgcactctcctaacacacagttcagtccaaacagcctaaaaaagtgcatgtaggcctgtatgaccccttttaacacctcaaacaggtgctactaatttagaatcatgagcagagtgtagctggactatttaaaagcagaataacaggtctttaaaggggtcagaaatctggctgataagcaagtgatcaaatacttatttgacacagtaattcacaaataaattgttaaaaaattatacaatgtgatttcaggatttttctttttagattctgtctctcacagtggaaatgcacctatgctgaaaattataGACCCTCTATGATTTCTAAATAAGAGAaattgcaaaatcacagggtgatcaaatacttattgacctcactgtagaTGGATACATGGATGGATGTATGGCTAAGctgatgggtgtgtgtgtgtgtgtgtgtgtgtgttttcagagcTGCTGATGTCATACTATCCCCTGGTGGAGAGGCTGGGCTTGGATGAGAACTTTGTGGACGTGACAGAAATAGTGGAGAGCAGGAGGAGGAACATGGATGTCTCTAAACTCTCCTTTGTGGGTCACGTCTATGGACATGACAGTGAggagataaacacacacacacacacacacacacacacacacatatggtatTGATTCCTTATGAACTGTAAATGACTGTtccaccttgtgtgtgtgtgtgtgtgtgtagtatccAGCGTGCCTGTACAGGAGCATGTGAGCCTGGCTCTGGGCTCAGTGGTGGCGTGTGAGCTGCGGGAGGCGCTGTTCTCCAGACTGGGCCTGAGCTCGTGCGCGGGCGTGGCCAGCAGTAAACTCCTGGCTAAACTGGTGTCAGGGTCGTTTAAACCCAACCAGCAGACCACACTGCTGCCCCAGAGCGTCCCGCAGCTGATGATCGGCCTGGGCGTGGCCAGCAGAGTGCCGGGTAACTCCAGctcctcactcacacacacacacacacacacacactgctcctgAGCTTGCGTTCACACAACAATTCAAAACACACTGCGTTCAAACAACACAGACTGTGGTAAAATCCGACAGGTTGCACACGTTgatgcagcagtgtgtgtgtgtgtgtgtgtgtgtgtgttaggaatCGGGCACAAGACAGCTGACAGACTGAAGATTCTGGGTGTGGTGAGTGTGAGCGATCTGCAGCTGGTCCCACTCAGGAACTTGGTGCGTGAGTTTGGAGAAGTGAACGCTAAACGCATGCAGAGCCTCGCCCGCGGCGTCGACCTTTCACCTGTCACCCCTGCCGGCCCCCCACAGGTAACCCCGCTCAGGCATGTTCAGCTTACACACACCTGGTTCAgtctgacagtgtgtgtgtgtgtgtgtgtgtgtgtgtgtgtgtgtgtgtgtgtgattttagtCTCTGAGTGATGAGGACTCGTTTAAGAAAATCTCCACGCTGAGTGAAGCGGAGTGTAAAATCACAGAGCTGCTGCTCAGCCTGAGTGAGAGGTGAGAGCCAGGAGCGctttaaataacacacacacgcacacacactttcacaagaaaaacaacactctgtgtctgtgtgtgtgtgtgtgtgtgtaaataggaTGCGTAAGGACGGCAGGCTGCCTCAGACACTGAGACTGACGCTCAGACGTGGCAGCGCAGAGAACCGCTGGTTCAGCCGCGAGAGCAGACAGGGTCCTGTTCCCACACACACCGCGCACAGGATCATCaacggtacacacacacacacacacacacacacacacgaacagtAACAGCTGCAAGATCAGtcactgttttattcattatccatgttttactgttaatgtttatttatttgtttgtttgtttaaggcTGTCCGGAGGCGGTGCCTCAACTGGTTTCCATAGCGATGAAGCTCTTGCAAAAACTGGTGGACATTAGAGAACCGTTTCACCTGACGGTGCTTAGCGTGTGTTTTACCAACCTGCAGGTCAAAATGTCCAGCTGGAACACCATCAGCTCCTTCTTCACATCCAAACACACCGCCACGCCCACACACGCTGCCACGCCCACACACGCCACCTCTCCCACACACACGTCCATACCCACAAACACCATCAGCTCCTTCTTCACATCCAAACACGCCGCCACGCCCACACACGCCGCCACGCCCACACACGCcaccccacccacacacacgtcCATACCCACAAACACCATCAGCTCCTTCTTTACATCCAAACACAGCGCCACGCCCACACACGCCGCCACGCCCACACACGCcaccccacccacacacacgtcCATACCCACAAACACCATCAGCTCCTTCTTTACATCCAAACACAGCGCCACGCCCACACACACCGCCACGCCCACACACGCCACCCCTCCCAGACACACTGCCACGCCCACACATGCCACCACGCCCACAAACACCACCAAGCTCACACACACGTCCATACCCACAAACACCATCAGCTCCTTCTTCACATCCAAACACAGCGCCACGCCCACACATGCCACCCCTCCCAGACACACTGCCACGCCCACACACGCCACCATGCCCACACATGCCACCACGCCCACAAACACCACCAAGCCCACACACACGTCCATACCCACAAACACCATCAGCTCCTTCTTCACATCCAAACACCCCACCACGCCCACACACCCCACCACGCCCACACACCCCACCACGCCCACACACCCCGCCACGCCCACACACCCCGCCACGCCCACACACACTGCCACGCCCACACACGCCACTACGCCCAGACACACCACCACGCCCAGACACACGTCCATACCCACAAACACCATCAGCTCCTTcttcacatccacacacactgccacacccacaaacaccacCAAGCCCACACACACGTCCATACCCACAAACATCATCAGCTCCTTCTTCACATCCAAACACACCGTCACACCCACACATGCCGCCACGCCCAGCCACACCGTCTCGCCCATACACACGTCTATACCCACAAACACCATCAGCTCCTACTTCGCATctacacacactgtcacacccacaaacaccaccacgcccacatacacaaccatacccACAAACGCCGTCAGCTCCTTCTTTAGATCCACACACACCTCAAGGCTCACACGCGCTGCCACGcccacacacaccatcatgcCCACAAACACCACCAGCTCCTTCTTCACCTCCACACACTCCCCCACACCCTCATACACCTCCATGCCTACCCACACTGCCACGCCCACACAAACCTCCATGCCCACAAACACCATCAGCTCCTTCTTCACCTCCAAACACACTgccacacccacaaacaccTCCACAcggagtgtgtgtgctgctccCATGTGTGGAATAATGGATTcacagaacaacaaaaaaacatcatcatcatcatcatcgtgtCTATTTTTCCAGGAgccaatcaaatccagctactttccacttcctgtttcagagCGTGTTCCCTCACCACATTCCGTAACGCATGATAAAACCCCAGACCTCCCTCCTGGTGTAGACCCAGAGGTGTTCCGAGCTCTCCCGCGTCACATCCAGACTGAACTTATGTCCAGCTTCCAGGAACGTTCAGAGAGagcagagagacaggaaggTCACGTCGGGTCAGCTTCTCCAACGGCGCACACTGATGACCTCATCACGCAGCGCAGCAATGAGGTCAGCGCTGACGTTCCTCCTGATGTAGACCCGTATGTGTTCTCCCAGCTTCCCCCAGACATGCAGAGAGAACTGCGCTCGGAGTGGGGGCAGGGCAAACTCACGCTAAAAATGTCACCCAAACATATGGGCAAGCGCGCCgctgccaccaccaccaccagcacgaCTCGAGACAAGGCAAAGCGCTCTCACAGTGGCAGCCTGCTCAAGTAATTCAAACCATCCTCAGACAAACGCTCCTGATGTGGACGCCCGTGATCAGGGTGTAAATCTCTGTATGAGGGCGGGGCTTATTCTACAACATCAGTCCTCTGTTTTAAAGAGTactgtgtgtggtgtgagacTCGGATGCTCTGAAAGACAGGGAAATATTTCAGTAAGTTGTATGATTATGAACACTTTATATTGAGAACAGTTTATAAAAACtgatttgttaataaaaaaatgagtgaTTCATTTCCtgtctgtgttgtgtgtttgaCGTGGGGAGTAaagctaggtgtgtgtgtgtacctcacTGGGAAATGATTCATTATAGGATGAGAAGCCGATATGTATCTCCATATATAAACAGCTGACTGAGAGATAAAGTGCAGCTGCTCCTGGTGGGTGGGTGGAGCTGAAGAGCTTTAATGATGTCATATTATAcgcatattatacagtatacattgaCAGAGGTGGGCCAGGGACACgaatcctgtacttgagtaaatgTAGAGATTCTCTAgggcaaatattactcaaggAAAAGTTCTTATTTTACATGGACACTTGAGAAAAACAGTCAtcaaatttacttaagtatgtaaAGTACA encodes:
- the poli gene encoding DNA polymerase iota encodes the protein MESEEEEQTEWSSLYTGFKAGCVEDNQRVILHLDMDCFYAQVEMMRNPALRSRPLGVHQKHLLVTCNYMARAQGVGKIMSVREALEKCPDLVLVSGEDLSFYREISYKVTELLMSYYPLVERLGLDENFVDVTEIVESRRRNMDVSKLSFVGHVYGHDISSVPVQEHVSLALGSVVACELREALFSRLGLSSCAGVASSKLLAKLVSGSFKPNQQTTLLPQSVPQLMIGLGVASRVPGIGHKTADRLKILGVVSVSDLQLVPLRNLVREFGEVNAKRMQSLARGVDLSPVTPAGPPQSLSDEDSFKKISTLSEAECKITELLLSLSERMRKDGRLPQTLRLTLRRGSAENRWFSRESRQGPVPTHTAHRIINGCPEAVPQLVSIAMKLLQKLVDIREPFHLTVLSVCFTNLQVKMSSWNTISSFFTSKHTATPTHAATPTHATSPTHTSIPTNTISSFFTSKHAATPTHAATPTHATPPTHTSIPTNTISSFFTSKHSATPTHAATPTHATPPTHTSIPTNTISSFFTSKHSATPTHTATPTHATPPRHTATPTHATTPTNTTKLTHTSIPTNTISSFFTSKHSATPTHATPPRHTATPTHATMPTHATTPTNTTKPTHTSIPTNTISSFFTSKHPTTPTHPTTPTHPTTPTHPATPTHPATPTHTATPTHATTPRHTTTPRHTSIPTNTISSFFTSTHTATPTNTTKPTHTSIPTNIISSFFTSKHTVTPTHAATPSHTVSPIHTSIPTNTISSYFASTHTVTPTNTTTPTYTTIPTNAVSSFFRSTHTSRLTRAATPTHTIMPTNTTSSFFTSTHSPTPSYTSMPTHTATPTQTSMPTNTISSFFTSKHTATPTNTSTRSVCAAPMCGIMDSQNNKKTSSSSSSCLFFQEPIKSSYFPLPVSERVPSPHSVTHDKTPDLPPGVDPEVFRALPRHIQTELMSSFQERSERAERQEGHVGSASPTAHTDDLITQRSNEVSADVPPDVDPYVFSQLPPDMQRELRSEWGQGKLTLKMSPKHMGKRAAATTTTSTTRDKAKRSHSGSLLK